The Sus scrofa isolate TJ Tabasco breed Duroc chromosome X, Sscrofa11.1, whole genome shotgun sequence genome has a segment encoding these proteins:
- the CT83 gene encoding kita-kyushu lung cancer antigen 1 yields the protein MSILFLLVSGVLFTFMFVYWKTGFQRNTGEMSSNLTSLALVRSSSSTRSTKSSTDKSLSVNSLSRDILTNFPHSVAMQKRILVNLRIVEYKLAELEQFLVTKGLNGALVNRKSTDELTECDDSGGSY from the exons ATGAGTATCCTGTTTCTGCTAGTGAGCGGCGTTCTCTTCACCTTCATGTTTGTCTATTGGAAAACTGGGTTTCAG AGAAACACTGGTGAAATGTCATCAAATTTGACTTCTCTTGCACTAGTAAGATCATCCTCTTCTACTCGGTCAACTAAGAGCAGTACTGATAAGAGTCTTTCAGTCAACAGTCTCTCTCGGGATATCTTAACTAATTTCCCACACTCAGTAGCCATGCAGAAGCGAATATTGGTAAACCTCAGGATCGTGGAATACAAGCTGGCTGAACTGGAACAATTCCTAGTTACTAAGGGTTTAAATGGTGCATTAGTTAACCGGAAATCCACTGATGAGCTTACAGAATGTGATGACAGTGGAGGCAGTTATTAA